Below is a genomic region from Actinomycetes bacterium.
CGTCAACGACGAGGCCATGCACCTGCTCGACCTGCCGGTGGACAGCGTCGGCAGGACGCTCGGCGAGCTCGGCGTCGACCGGCGGCTGTACGACGTCCTCACTGGACGAACCCAGGGCCAGGACCAGATCGTGCTGCTGGGCGAGCGTGTCCTGATCCTCAACCGCATGCCGATCTCATCCCGGGGCAGGCCGATCGGCTCGGTGACGACCCTGCGGGACCGCACCGAGCTGGTCTCCCTGCAGCGCGAGCTCGACGTGACCCGTACCACCACTGACACGCTGCGCGCCCAGGCGCACGAGTTCAGCAACCAGCTGCACACCATCTCCGGGCTCATCCAGCTGGAGGAGTACCCGGAGGTCGTGCGCTACGTGACCCGGCTGAGCCGCTCCCAGGCGCGACTCAACGACAAGGTGACCTCCCGCGTCGACGACCCCTCCCTGGCCGCCCTGCTCATCGCCAAGGCCAGCCAGGCGGCCGAGCAGGGAGCCCAGCTACGGATCTCCGAATGCACCCGCCTCGGCCGTGTCGACGACCTCCTGTCCGCCGATCTGACCACGGTCGTCGGCAACCTCGTCGACAACGCCCTGGACGCCATCGGCTACGCGCCTGACGGCTGGGTGGCGGTCGAGATCGTCGAGGGGGACGGCAGCGTGTGCGTCGTGGTGCGCGACTCGGGACCCGGCGTCACCCCGGAGCTGGCCGAGGAGGTCTTCAGGCACGGCTTCACCACCAAGGCTGCCGGAGCCCCAGGCCAGCGCGGCATCGGGCTCGCGCTGACCCAGTTGGTCTGCACGCGGCGCGGCGGCCAGGTGAGCGTGCGCAACGACGACGGCGCGGTCTTCACCGCCGAGCTTCCCGCCTCGGGCAGGGTGGCCTCGTGATCGGCGTGCTGGTCGTCGACGACGACTTCATGGTGGCCAAGATCCACGCCGCGTTCGTCGAACGCACGCCCGGGTTCACGGTCGCCGGCGTGGCCCACAAGGGCGTCGACGCGCTGCGCGCCGTCCACGAGCTGCATCCCGGCCTGGTGCTGCTCGACATCTACCTGCCCGACATGAGCGGCGTCAGGGTACTGGAGACGCTGCGTGCCGAGGTGCCCGACGTCGACGTGCTGGTCGTCACCGCGGCCCGCGAGGTCGACACCGTCCGCCGGACGCTCCGCGGCGGCGTCGTCAACTACCTCATCAAACCGTTCGAGTACGACGCACTACGCGAGCGTCTCGAGCACTACGCAGCCGCCCACCACCATCTCGCCGACGTCTCCACCGCCGCCCAGTCGGACGTGGACCGGGTCTTCGGCACCAGGACGTTGTCCAAGCCCCCGCCAAAAGGGCTCAGTGCGGAAACCGCCGAGCTCGTCAAGGGCGTGCTCCGCGAGGCCTTGACCGACCTCTCCGCGTCCGAGTGCGCCGCCCTCGCCGGCCTGTCGCGCATCAGCGCCCGGCGCTACCTCGAGTACTTCGCCGAGACCGGCACGGTGAAGGTGCGGCTGCGGTACGGGGCCACGGGCCGACCCGAGCGGCGCTACGGCTGGCGCGGCTCCTGAGGCTCCCGCCGCCCTGGCTGACGTCAGGCCGGCGAGGGCACCGGTATCCGGATGGTCGTCTGCGACCTCGAGCGGACGCTCACCGCGGCCGATGCCAACGCGCTGCGCGACCGGGTGCACGAGTGCCTGACGGGCTAGGGCGCGCTCAGCCTCTGGTGCCCGGGTCGCCGGGCTTGAAGCTGCCCCGCCAGACCGCACCCGGCGGGCCCGCGGCGCCCAGCCGCTTGCCGTTGACGGTGAGCTCGACCCCGCCGGCGTTGCCGAGGATCACGTCGACCGTCCGGTCGGCGCTGAACGGGCGCTGCTCCGACGCGGCCGGCGTGCCCTGGAAGGCGACCCTGCCGTCGACCTTCACCAGGGTCCAGGAGGGCGCGGTGTAGTGCAGCAGGACGCTGACGCCCCTGGTGGCGGGCACCGTCGTCGTGGTGGCCCTGGGGCCGGCGGGCGCCGGCGCGGCCGTTGCCGGCGGGTTCCTGGCCAGGAACCCAGGGGCGGTTCCGGTGGCCGGGCCGGTCGGCTTGAAGAGCTGGTAGAGGGAGGCGGCCAGGAAGATCGAGGCGGCCACGATGCCGACGGTCACCCAGTTGGGAGCCCGCCGCCGCCCCTCCAGCTGCCCGATCGGGGCCGGGACGCGCTCGATGACCAGGGCGTCGTCGCGCTCCTGGGCACGGTAGGCCTCGACCAGCGGCGCCGGGTCGAGGCCCAGGAACCCGGCGTAGGAGCGCAGGAACCCCTTGGCGTAGACGTCGCCGCCGAGGGCGGAGAACCGCTCCTCCTCGAGCGCCTCCAGGTAGCCGGAGCGGATGTGGGTGGCGGCCGAGGCGTCCTGGAAGGACACCCCCCGCGCCTCCCGGGCCGAGCGCAGCGTGTCGCCGATGGTGCCCAGCGGAGACCCCCTCTGCGAACTCGGAGTTGCCACCCCGGTCGACAGGATCGGGGAAAGCCGGGAAGCGGTGGAGCAGGCAGCGATTGCGTCGAGCAGGCAGCGATTGTATGGAAGCCCCATCCCACCGGCAACGGCGTCAGGCCTCCTCGCCGACGATCTCGCCGTAGCCTTCCTCACGGCTCCTGAGCTGCTCGAGCTGCTCGACGGTCATGAGCACGTCCCTGGGCTTGGAGCCCTCCGACGGCCCCACGACCCCGCGCTCCTCGAGCTGGTCCATGATGCGGCGGGCGCGCGAGAAGCCGACCTTCATCTTCGACTGCAGCATCGAGGTCGACCCGAGCCCGGAGCGCACGATGATCTCCATCGCCTGGGTGAGCAGCGGGTCCTCGTCGCCGTCGTCGTCGCTGGTCGCCCGGCCCTCGGCCACCACCCCGGACTGGTAGGCGGCCTGCCGCTGGGCCTTGCAGTAGGCCACCACCGCCTCCACCTCCTTCTCGGTGATGAAGGCGCCCTGGATGCGGCGCGGCTTGGAGGTTCCGCCGGGCAGGTAGAGCATGTCGCCGTGGCCGACCAGCTTGTCGGCGCCGCCGGCGTCCAGGATGACCCGGGAGTCCTGGCCGCTGGCGACCATGAACGCGATCCGGCTGGGGATGTTGGCCTTGATGAGCCCGGTGACCACGTCCACCGACGGGCGCTGGGTGGCCACGACCAGGTGGATCCCGACGGCCCGCGCCATCTGCGCGATGCGGCAGATGGCGTCCTCGACGTCGCGGGGGGCGACCATCATCAGGTCGGACAGCTCGTCGATCACGACCACGATGTAGGGCAGGGTAGGGCGGGCCGTGTCGCCGTCGGGGCGGCCGTCGTCGTCGAGGGTGACCGACGGCAGGCTGGGCAGGGTGCCCTCCACGGCCGCCTTGTTGTAGGCGGCGACGTTGCGGACCCCGGCGAGCGCCAGCGTCTCGAGGCGCATCTCCATCTCGCGCACCGCCCAGTTGAGCGCCTCGCTGGCCCGTTTGGGGTGGGTCACCACCGGTGTGACCAGGTGGGGTGCGCCCTCGTAGTTGGTCATCTCGACCCGCTTGGGGTCGATCAGGATGAGGCGGACCTGGTCGGGCGGGTTGCGCATGAGCAGGCTGGTGACGAGCACGTTGAGGCAGACCGACTTGCCCGACCCGGTGGACCCGGCGATCAGCACGTGCGGCATCTCGGCCAGGTTGGCCAGGACGGGGTCCCCACCGATGTCCTTGCCCAGCGCCACCAGCAGCGGGTGGCTCTCCTTGAGGCTGGGCACGTCGAGGATGTCACCCAGGGTGACCAGCTCGCGGTCGCGGTTGGGCACCTCGATGCCGATCGCCGACTTGCCGGGGATGGGGGCGATGATGCGCACGTCGGGCGAGGCGAGCGCGTAGGCGATGTCGTGGGAGAGCCCGACGACCCGGGCGACCTTGACGGCCGGCCCCAGCTCGACCTCGTAGCGGGTCACGGTCGGGCCCCTGGTGTAGCGGGCGACCTGCGCGTCGACCTCGAACTGGTCCAGGGTGCGCTCGAGGACCTGCGCGGTCTCGTCGAGCCGGCGGTCGTCGACCGGACGGTGCCTGCCCTTGCGGAGCAGCTTGGAGGGCGGGACGGTGTAGGCGCCGCCGGCTTGGGCCTGCAGGCTCATGGCGAGCTGGGTCGCCTCGCCGGCCTCGGGCAGCTCGGCGGGCACGGGCATGGGTGGCGGGGGTGTCCTGGCCGCCCCGGCAGGCGGCTCGTCGGCGCCCCCGGCCGGCTCGGTCGCGCCGGCGCCCCCGGGCGGCTCGGTCGCGCCTGCGCCCCCGGGCGGCTCGGTCGCGCCTGCGCCGCCGGCCACCGAGGCCGGCCGGCGGCCCCGGCGGCGCTCGCGGGTGACGACCTGGTCCGGCTCGCCGGGCAGGTCGTCGAGCGTGACCGGCTTGACCGGCCCACTCGCCGGCTCGTCCGGGACCGCCGGGGCCGGGAGCGAGGGCGGGGTCGCCCACGACCTGAGGACTCGGCCGGCGTGCGCGATGCCCCGCCCCACCGACGCCACCGAGGTCCTGGTGGCGATGAGCGCGCCGAGGAACAGCAGGCAGACGAAGACCGCCCGGGCGCCCCAGACCGAGAGCAGGCCGGCCAGGGGCGCCGCGGTGACCGCCCCGGCCAGGCCGCCCGAGGTCTGCAGCACGTCGGGGGGGGCTGAGGCCGGAGGGGCGCCCTCGGCCAGGTGGAGCAGGCCGAGGCCGCCCAGCAGGAACGCGAACAGCCCGATGGCGACCCTGGCCCCGACCGCCTCGTCGGGCCTGGCCGCGGACCGGCGGAACAGGGCGACCGCGACCAGGGCGACCAGCAGCGGCACGGCGTAGGCGCCCCAGCCGAACACCCCGCGCAGCAGCAGCTCGAAGAAGCGGCCGGCGCGGCCGCCGTCGTGGAACCACACCCCCAGGGCGAACATGGCGGCCACCAGGATCAGCACGACCCCCTGGATGTCGCCCTTGTGGGGCGAGAGGGCCTGCCGCGACCCCTGGCTGATCTTCTGGGTCCGCGAGGGCGTGGCCGTTCGGCGCTTGGCCGGCGGCCGGCGCTTGGCCGGGGGGCGGGTGCGGGCCTTGGCCATGCTCTGCTAGACCTCCATCACCGTAGGGATGATGACCGGCCGGCGCTGGGTGCGCTCCTTGAACAGGGCGGCGGCGGTCTGGCGCATGTACTGCTTGAGGATGTTGGGGTCCCCCACGCCCTCGGCGGCCGCCTTGTCGAGCACCTCGAGGACGCGGGTGCGGGCCTCCTCGATCAGGTCGCCCGACTCCGGCTCGTAGACGAACCCGCGGGTGACGATGTCCGGGCCCGCCAGCACCTTGCCGGTCTGGACCTCGATCGTGGCCACGATGTGGACGAAGCCCTCGCCGCCGAGCTTGCGCCGGTCGCGCAGGACGGCGTCGCCCACGTCGCCGACGCCGAGCCCGTCGACGAACACCACGCCGGCGGGGACCTGGTGGCCGCGCCGGACCCGGCCTGCGTCGAGCTCCACCACGTCGCCGTCCTCGCAGATGAAGACGTGGTCGCGGGGCACGCCGGTCGACTCGGCGAGCTTGGCGTGCTGGGCCAGGTGGCGGTACTCGCCGTGGACGGGCACGAAGTGCCGCGGGCGCAGGGTGGACAGCAGCAGCGTCAGCTCGCCCTGGGCGGCGTGCCCGGACACGTGGACCTTGGCGTTGCCCCGGTGGTAGACGACGGCGCCCTGCCGGGAGAGGTCGTTCACGGTCCGGTAGACGGCCGCCTCGTTGCCGGGGATCAGCGACGACGACAGCACCACGGTGTCGCCCGGCTCGATCCGCACCCACTTGTGGTCCCGGCCCGCCATGAGGGTGAGGGCGGAGAACGGCTCGCCCTGGGAGCCGGTGCACAGCACCACCGTCTCGGCCGGGTGCCTCGAGGTCAGCTCCTCGACCGGGATCAGCAGCCCGTGCGGGAGCCGCAGGTAGCCGAGCTCGCTGGCCACGCGCACGTTGCGGAGCATGCTGCGTCCGACCAGGGCCACCTTGCGGCCCAGGCCCGCCGCGGCGTCGAGGATCTGCTGCATGCGGTGCACGTGGCTGGCGAAGCAGGCGACCACGATGCGCCGCTCGGCCGTCTCGAAGATGTCGGTGAGGACCCGGCCGACCTCGACCTCGGAGGGGATGAACCCGGGCGTGTCGGCATTGGTCGAGTCGGCCAGGAGCAGGTCGATGCCCTCGGCGGCCAGCCGGGCGAGCCCGCCCAGGTCGGTGGGGCGCCCGTCGATCGGGGTGAGGTCCATCTTGAAGTCGCCGGTGTGCACGATCACGCCGTCGGCGGTGCGGACCGCCACCGCGACGCCGTCGGGGATCGAGTGGGACACGGCGAAGAACTCGAGGTCGAACGGGCCCAGGCTGGTGCGGTCGCCGGCGGCGACCTCGACCAGGGACGGGGCCAGCTCGTGCTCCTCGAGCTTGGCCGCGAGCATCCCGAGCGACAGCCGCGTGCCGTACACGGGCACGTCGTAGTCGCGCAGGAAGTACGGCAGGGCGCCCATGTGGTCCTCGTGCGCGTGGGTGAGGACCACCCCGGCGACCCGCTCCGGCTCGTCGGCCAGCCACGAGAAGTCGGGCAGGATGATGTCGACGCCGGGCTGGTCGGCGTCGGGGAACGCCAGGCCGCAGTCGATCAGCAGCCGCGCCCCGGCATGCTCGACCACCGTGCAGTTGCGGCCGATCTCGCCGACGCCGCCGAGGAAGGCGACGCGCGTCGGCCCGGGCCTGCCCGCCCCGCCAGGCCCGGCCGCCCCGCCAGGCATGCTCACCCCGCCAGGCCCGGCCGCCCTTGCGGGCCCGGTCGCCCGGCCGGGCCCGGCCGGCACGGTGCCGGCGGGCCGGTCAGCCACTGGCACCTCCCTGGGGCTCGAGGCCGAGGTCGGCCAGCAGGCCGCGCATGAACTCGGCCTGCTCGGGCGTTGCGTCGACCAGCGGGGAGCGCAGCGGACCGGCCGGCAGGCCGAGCTGGTTCAGGGCGGACTTGAGCAGGATCGGGCTCGAGGTGGCGAACGCCCCCTCGAACAGGGCCAGGTGGCGCAGGTGGAGGCCGAGCGCAGTGCGGTTGTCGCCCCGCTCGAATGCGGCCACCAGCTCCTGGATGGCCGGCCCGACCAGGTGCGACAGCACGCTGACCACGCCCACACCACCGACCGCGAGCAGGGGCAGGAGGTTCTTGTCGTCGCCCGAGTACATCTCGATCGCGCCGCCGGTCTCCCGGTACAGGCGGCTGGCCGCCGCCATGTCCCCCACCGCGTCCTTGACCGCGACGACGTTGTCGAGCTCGGCCAGGCGGACCAGGGTGGGCACCTCGATCAGGCACGCGGTCCGGGACGGGATGTTGTAGAGCATGCAGGGCAGACCGGTCGACCGGGCGATCGCGGTGAAGTGGGCGACCAGCCCGGCCTGGGGAGGCTTGTTGTAGTAGGGGCTGACGAGCAGGAGCGCGCCCGCCCCGGCCTTCTCGGCGAGCTGGGTCAGCTCGATCGACTCGGCGGTCGAGTACGTCGAGGTCCCGGCCATGACCCGGCCCGGGTCCCCGGCCGCCTCGACGACCGCCGCCCACAGCCGCGACTTCTCCTCGGCGGTGAGGGTGGGCGACTCCCCGGTGGTGCCAGCCACCACGAGCGTGTCCGTGCCGTTGTCGAGCAGGTGGCGGGCCAGGCGCTGGGCACCGTCGAGGTCGAGCGCGCCGTCGCCGGTGAACGGGGTGGCCATGGCCGTGAGCACGCGGCCGAAGCGACCAGGCATGCGATCGTCTCCTTGTCCATGCGGGGCGGATCCATGCGGGAGCAGGTCCTGCCGGCAGCCACCGGGAATTCTACTCGGACGTCCACCCGGCACCCGGGACGTTCTCTCCATCCGGCACGCCTCGTCCCGCGTGCCCGCCCCGGTTGGCGGGGGCCCGCCGCCAGGACCTGCTCCCGCGGCGCCTCAGCGGGTGGCGAAGTAGGCGACGAGGGCGATGGCCGTGGCGATCACCGTCCCGAAGGCGAGCAGCGTGGGGGTGAGGCGCCTGGACGCCACCCGGCGCCTGGTGGAGACCGGCGGGGCGAGCGCACCGAACGGCGGCAGGGTCGGGGCCTGGGCCGCCGACCCGGCCACGGTGGCTGGCGCAGGCGCCGAGAGGACCGTCGGCGGCGACCCGGCCGCCTCCGGCTCCACCTCGAACAGCGTCTCCCCGATCTCGACCCGGTCGCCCGGCACCAGCCGGACTGCGCCGTGGATCCGGTCGCCGTTGACCCGCGTGCCGTTGAGCGAGCCGAGGTCTTCGATCTCCAGACCTACGGCCACCTCCAGGCCGGTGGCCACTGGCCGGACGACGGCGTGCCGCCGGGACACCTCGGGGTCGTCGAGGGTGAGATGCGCCTGCTCGCGGCCGAGCAGCAGCTCGGAGCCGACCTCGACGCGGCGGCCGGCGAGCGGACCGTTCCTGAACACAAGCGTTGGCATCGACGCTGCTCCTCTGGCTGCGCTCCTAACCGGGTGACCAGAGGTTCTGTCCGTCATCACGGACAACGGCCCAGGTCGTCGGGTGGCGTTGCGGACAGGACTTCTGAGCTGCTCCTAGGGCTGGTCGGCGGCGACGCGCAGCATGCGCGCGAACGCGGTGGCGGTCGTGGGGCGGCGGCTGGAGTCCTTGGCCAGCGCCTGCCTGACCGCCCAGGACAGCATGGGCGACAGGTCGGCGCGGCCGGCCGCGGCGTCGGGCGGCTCCTGCTGGAGGTGGGCGACCCCAACCTCCAGGACGCTCTTGCCCGCGAACGGGGGGACACCGGCCATGCACTCGAACACCACGCAGCCGAGTGCGTAGATGTCGCTCGGCGGCCCGGCCGGCACCCCCCGGATCAGCTCGGGCGCGAGGTAGTCGAGCGTGCCGAGCACCTGGCCGGGCCGGGTGAGAACGGTGTACGCCCGGCCCTTGGCCAGGCCAAGGTCGCCGAGCACGGCCGACCCGGCCCGGTCCAGCAGGACGTTCGACGGCTTGACGTCGCGGTGGACGAGCCCCCGGGCGTGCAGCACGTCCAGGGCCGCGCCTACCTCGGCGGCGAGCCGGAGCAGGTCGAGGAGCGGCAGCGGCCCCTCGGCTGCGAGCCGGTCGGCCAGCGACCAGCCCTCCACGTAGCCAACCGCGAGGTAGAGGAGCCCTTCAGCCTCGCCGGCCTCGAGCACGCGGGCGAGGTGCGGGTGCGCGACCTCGGCGGCGGCCCTCGCCTCGTGCGCGAACCGGCGCCGGTAGACGTCGTCGGCGGCCAGCTCGCGCCGCAGGACCTTGAGCGCGACGATCGCGCCATCGGGCTCGTGGACGCCACGGAAGACCACGCCCATCGCGCCCTCGCCGAGCCGAGCGTCGAGCCGGTACGGGCCGAGGCGGTCACCGGCCTCGGGGTCGCCGCCGTATTGCTTCGCTTGGCACATTTGTGCGTAGCATACCGTCCATGCAGGAGCGCTTGAACGGCGCGGAAGCCAGCCGCAAGCATGGCCCCCCCTGGCACGGCCTCCGGAGGCACGGCTCCCGCAGGCACGGCCGCCGCAGGGTCGCCCTCGCCTACGTCGTGCTCCTTGCCCTCGTCGCGGCCGTGGCGGTCGTCGTCTTCCAGGCCGGACGGCATGAGCGCCCGGCGCGGCGCGTTGCCGGCGACTACCGGCTGGACGCCGCCTCGCCCTGCCTCGGCGACCGCGGCCAGCATTTCGAGCTGCGGCAGTCGGGACAGTTCGTGAGCCTCGACGGGCCTCGCGCGCCTCAGGGGAAGCGGCCGGGGCAGGTCGCCGGCAAGCTCCGCGTCGAGGGCGACCGCGTCGAGGGCGACCGCGTCGAGGGCGCGGTCACCTGCCGCGACGGCCGGCGCACCGGGCTCACCCTCAGGGCAACCGGCCCGGCCGCGCTCGGTGGCTCGGTCGCCGGGACCGCGGTCACCGCGACGCGCGTGGGCGGGGAGGCCGGCCCGGCCCCGCCGGGGCGCGGGCGGCCGCCGTCCGCGGAGGAGACGTTCGGCCAGCTCATGCTCGCCGTCGCCGCCGTGATCCTCGCCGCCCGCCTGGTCGGGGCGGCGGTGCGCCGGATCGGGCAGCCGAGCGTGATGGGCGAGGTGCTCGCCGGCATCCTGCTCGGCCCGACGCTGGTCCGCACCGTCGCCCCTGGCCTGTCGAACCTGCTCTTCCCCGACTTCGTGATCCCCCTGCTGCGGGCCGCCGCCAACATCGGGCTCGCCTTCTACATGTTCCTGGTCGGCCTGGAGCTCGACCCGAGGATCCTGCGCGGCCGGGTCGAGCAGGCGGCGCTGATCTCGCACGCGAGCATCGCCATCCCGATGAGCCTCGGGATCGCGGTGGCGCTGCCGCTGTACGAGCTGATCGGACCGGACACCTCGTTCGTCCCCTTCGCGCTGTTCATGGGCGTCGCCATGTCCATCACCGCGTTCCCCGTGCTGGCCCGCATCCTCCTGGAGCGCCGCATGCTGAAGCGCCCGGTCGGCGCGATCGCGATGGGCGCCGCGGCGGTGGACGACGTGACCGCGTGGGGGCTGCTCGCGCTCTCGACCGCGGTGGCCGGGACCGGCTCGGGCCTCGTCGTGGTCAGGGTGGTCGCGCTCGCG
It encodes:
- a CDS encoding ATP-binding protein, with protein sequence MHRRVSLAGQLLALQLIIVLVVLVVVAAVSLAQAQASFRRVEGRRVLSVAETAAATNLVRDGLTDPVRRGPLATVVEGFRDLSEASYVVIAGNDGRIVSSTDPGQVGRALRLHGSDVLQGRAWEGVVTDHGVTAVVAHVPVISHERRTLGRTVGLVAVGANLPSLWDSLGSATPNLLAYLGIASALGVAGSLLLARRVKRQTLGLEPRAITGLVEHRDAMLHGIKEGVVGLDPRHRVTLVNDEAMHLLDLPVDSVGRTLGELGVDRRLYDVLTGRTQGQDQIVLLGERVLILNRMPISSRGRPIGSVTTLRDRTELVSLQRELDVTRTTTDTLRAQAHEFSNQLHTISGLIQLEEYPEVVRYVTRLSRSQARLNDKVTSRVDDPSLAALLIAKASQAAEQGAQLRISECTRLGRVDDLLSADLTTVVGNLVDNALDAIGYAPDGWVAVEIVEGDGSVCVVVRDSGPGVTPELAEEVFRHGFTTKAAGAPGQRGIGLALTQLVCTRRGGQVSVRNDDGAVFTAELPASGRVAS
- a CDS encoding ribonuclease J; the encoded protein is MPGGAAGPGGAGRPGPTRVAFLGGVGEIGRNCTVVEHAGARLLIDCGLAFPDADQPGVDIILPDFSWLADEPERVAGVVLTHAHEDHMGALPYFLRDYDVPVYGTRLSLGMLAAKLEEHELAPSLVEVAAGDRTSLGPFDLEFFAVSHSIPDGVAVAVRTADGVIVHTGDFKMDLTPIDGRPTDLGGLARLAAEGIDLLLADSTNADTPGFIPSEVEVGRVLTDIFETAERRIVVACFASHVHRMQQILDAAAGLGRKVALVGRSMLRNVRVASELGYLRLPHGLLIPVEELTSRHPAETVVLCTGSQGEPFSALTLMAGRDHKWVRIEPGDTVVLSSSLIPGNEAAVYRTVNDLSRQGAVVYHRGNAKVHVSGHAAQGELTLLLSTLRPRHFVPVHGEYRHLAQHAKLAESTGVPRDHVFICEDGDVVELDAGRVRRGHQVPAGVVFVDGLGVGDVGDAVLRDRRKLGGEGFVHIVATIEVQTGKVLAGPDIVTRGFVYEPESGDLIEEARTRVLEVLDKAAAEGVGDPNILKQYMRQTAAALFKERTQRRPVIIPTVMEV
- the dapA gene encoding 4-hydroxy-tetrahydrodipicolinate synthase; translation: MPGRFGRVLTAMATPFTGDGALDLDGAQRLARHLLDNGTDTLVVAGTTGESPTLTAEEKSRLWAAVVEAAGDPGRVMAGTSTYSTAESIELTQLAEKAGAGALLLVSPYYNKPPQAGLVAHFTAIARSTGLPCMLYNIPSRTACLIEVPTLVRLAELDNVVAVKDAVGDMAAASRLYRETGGAIEMYSGDDKNLLPLLAVGGVGVVSVLSHLVGPAIQELVAAFERGDNRTALGLHLRHLALFEGAFATSSPILLKSALNQLGLPAGPLRSPLVDATPEQAEFMRGLLADLGLEPQGGASG
- a CDS encoding serine/threonine-protein kinase; the protein is MCQAKQYGGDPEAGDRLGPYRLDARLGEGAMGVVFRGVHEPDGAIVALKVLRRELAADDVYRRRFAHEARAAAEVAHPHLARVLEAGEAEGLLYLAVGYVEGWSLADRLAAEGPLPLLDLLRLAAEVGAALDVLHARGLVHRDVKPSNVLLDRAGSAVLGDLGLAKGRAYTVLTRPGQVLGTLDYLAPELIRGVPAGPPSDIYALGCVVFECMAGVPPFAGKSVLEVGVAHLQQEPPDAAAGRADLSPMLSWAVRQALAKDSSRRPTTATAFARMLRVAADQP
- a CDS encoding DNA translocase FtsK 4TM domain-containing protein; this encodes MAKARTRPPAKRRPPAKRRTATPSRTQKISQGSRQALSPHKGDIQGVVLILVAAMFALGVWFHDGGRAGRFFELLLRGVFGWGAYAVPLLVALVAVALFRRSAARPDEAVGARVAIGLFAFLLGGLGLLHLAEGAPPASAPPDVLQTSGGLAGAVTAAPLAGLLSVWGARAVFVCLLFLGALIATRTSVASVGRGIAHAGRVLRSWATPPSLPAPAVPDEPASGPVKPVTLDDLPGEPDQVVTRERRRGRRPASVAGGAGATEPPGGAGATEPPGGAGATEPAGGADEPPAGAARTPPPPMPVPAELPEAGEATQLAMSLQAQAGGAYTVPPSKLLRKGRHRPVDDRRLDETAQVLERTLDQFEVDAQVARYTRGPTVTRYEVELGPAVKVARVVGLSHDIAYALASPDVRIIAPIPGKSAIGIEVPNRDRELVTLGDILDVPSLKESHPLLVALGKDIGGDPVLANLAEMPHVLIAGSTGSGKSVCLNVLVTSLLMRNPPDQVRLILIDPKRVEMTNYEGAPHLVTPVVTHPKRASEALNWAVREMEMRLETLALAGVRNVAAYNKAAVEGTLPSLPSVTLDDDGRPDGDTARPTLPYIVVVIDELSDLMMVAPRDVEDAICRIAQMARAVGIHLVVATQRPSVDVVTGLIKANIPSRIAFMVASGQDSRVILDAGGADKLVGHGDMLYLPGGTSKPRRIQGAFITEKEVEAVVAYCKAQRQAAYQSGVVAEGRATSDDDGDEDPLLTQAMEIIVRSGLGSTSMLQSKMKVGFSRARRIMDQLEERGVVGPSEGSKPRDVLMTVEQLEQLRSREEGYGEIVGEEA
- a CDS encoding FHA domain-containing protein; the encoded protein is MPTLVFRNGPLAGRRVEVGSELLLGREQAHLTLDDPEVSRRHAVVRPVATGLEVAVGLEIEDLGSLNGTRVNGDRIHGAVRLVPGDRVEIGETLFEVEPEAAGSPPTVLSAPAPATVAGSAAQAPTLPPFGALAPPVSTRRRVASRRLTPTLLAFGTVIATAIALVAYFATR
- a CDS encoding helix-turn-helix domain-containing protein — encoded protein: MGLPYNRCLLDAIAACSTASRLSPILSTGVATPSSQRGSPLGTIGDTLRSAREARGVSFQDASAATHIRSGYLEALEEERFSALGGDVYAKGFLRSYAGFLGLDPAPLVEAYRAQERDDALVIERVPAPIGQLEGRRRAPNWVTVGIVAASIFLAASLYQLFKPTGPATGTAPGFLARNPPATAAPAPAGPRATTTTVPATRGVSVLLHYTAPSWTLVKVDGRVAFQGTPAASEQRPFSADRTVDVILGNAGGVELTVNGKRLGAAGPPGAVWRGSFKPGDPGTRG
- a CDS encoding response regulator, with protein sequence MIGVLVVDDDFMVAKIHAAFVERTPGFTVAGVAHKGVDALRAVHELHPGLVLLDIYLPDMSGVRVLETLRAEVPDVDVLVVTAAREVDTVRRTLRGGVVNYLIKPFEYDALRERLEHYAAAHHHLADVSTAAQSDVDRVFGTRTLSKPPPKGLSAETAELVKGVLREALTDLSASECAALAGLSRISARRYLEYFAETGTVKVRLRYGATGRPERRYGWRGS